Proteins found in one Paenibacillus borealis genomic segment:
- a CDS encoding MarR family winged helix-turn-helix transcriptional regulator, which produces MNIPTDEQLNGPMDDSMNGRMNEGIGDRMEDDQMNEDELKDEPKDEPKDDQMDELQKYVLELPLPNEVFFAMVSATANTVAVSEKYWQAQRLNGARIRVLVEIAKHGGTILPSLLAERIGVTKANISLLLTPLEKDGYINRADHALDGRKTVISITETGRKLLSEQLPGNREAVANVMKRLNETELHQLLGLLNKLSEHTRER; this is translated from the coding sequence ATGAATATACCAACCGATGAACAATTGAACGGACCGATGGATGATTCTATGAATGGACGAATGAATGAAGGAATAGGCGATCGGATGGAGGATGATCAAATGAATGAAGATGAACTAAAGGATGAACCAAAGGATGAACCAAAGGATGATCAAATGGATGAGCTGCAAAAGTATGTGCTGGAGCTGCCGCTCCCTAATGAGGTTTTCTTCGCCATGGTGAGTGCGACCGCAAACACAGTAGCTGTGTCCGAGAAATACTGGCAGGCGCAACGGCTGAACGGGGCAAGAATCCGCGTACTGGTTGAGATTGCGAAGCATGGGGGAACAATACTTCCTTCGCTGCTCGCGGAGAGAATCGGTGTGACCAAAGCCAATATCAGTCTGCTGCTCACTCCGCTGGAGAAGGACGGCTACATCAACCGTGCAGATCATGCGCTGGATGGACGCAAGACGGTGATTTCTATTACGGAAACCGGCCGCAAGCTGTTATCTGAACAGTTGCCCGGAAACCGGGAAGCTGTTGCCAACGTGATGAAGCGTCTCAATGAAACGGAGCTGCATCAGCTGTTGGGTCTGCTGAACAAATTGAGCGAACATACAAGGGAGAGATAA
- a CDS encoding efflux RND transporter periplasmic adaptor subunit, which produces MMKRTLKKSLKWIIILGIISTAGYLGYTKFFKGNEAAELPPEPMQVISFPVTEETLTSSIQVKGRSQYQQETLVYAPFASKVTAWKVENGAQVKKGDVLFTLDQSLLRNEIATAEAANRKTKLEAELNAFVSQQEDESAAPAGTEAERLKALAAQEAARLNDELNQVNAEIQAKELADKKAKLNTAVYHAPENGIFLYDSSTERPQTVTDNQYIGKIVDLNKLEFIAQVGEQDIFRIKQGMKVQVKMTAMKDLILNGEVTEVSKFATTTTGQNTAGQIPQFEVVISLQPDEHLIGGLSLSGDIETSRKEKAVVVSSIAVVHEGDLAYVMLDKGNGQYERTEIKVGMETTEKTEVLSGLKAGDTVVLQ; this is translated from the coding sequence ATGATGAAGAGGACTCTAAAGAAGAGCCTGAAGTGGATCATAATCTTAGGTATCATCAGTACCGCAGGTTATCTGGGGTATACCAAATTCTTCAAGGGCAATGAGGCGGCAGAGCTTCCGCCGGAACCGATGCAGGTGATCAGTTTCCCTGTAACAGAGGAGACGCTGACAAGCTCGATACAGGTAAAAGGAAGATCGCAATACCAGCAGGAGACTCTGGTGTATGCACCGTTTGCCTCCAAGGTAACCGCCTGGAAAGTAGAGAATGGCGCACAGGTCAAGAAAGGGGATGTACTCTTTACCCTGGATCAGTCGCTGCTGCGCAATGAGATTGCGACGGCGGAAGCTGCCAACCGCAAGACGAAGCTGGAGGCGGAGCTGAACGCTTTTGTCAGCCAGCAGGAGGATGAGAGTGCGGCTCCGGCCGGTACGGAAGCGGAACGGCTGAAGGCACTGGCTGCCCAGGAGGCTGCACGTCTGAACGACGAACTGAATCAGGTGAATGCCGAGATTCAGGCCAAGGAGCTTGCGGATAAAAAAGCGAAGCTGAACACGGCCGTCTATCATGCACCCGAGAACGGCATCTTCCTCTACGACAGCAGTACGGAACGGCCGCAGACGGTTACAGACAATCAGTACATCGGCAAGATCGTGGATCTGAACAAGCTGGAGTTCATTGCACAGGTCGGAGAGCAGGATATCTTCCGCATCAAGCAGGGCATGAAGGTACAGGTGAAGATGACAGCGATGAAGGATCTGATCCTTAATGGTGAAGTAACCGAGGTTTCCAAATTTGCGACGACGACCACCGGCCAGAACACGGCTGGACAAATTCCGCAATTCGAAGTAGTCATCTCCCTGCAGCCGGACGAGCATCTGATCGGCGGACTCAGCCTCAGCGGTGATATCGAGACCTCTCGCAAAGAGAAGGCGGTAGTGGTCTCCAGTATAGCCGTTGTTCATGAAGGTGATCTGGCCTATGTTATGCTGGATAAAGGAAACGGCCAGTATGAACGGACGGAGATCAAGGTAGGCATGGAGACGACAGAGAAGACAGAAGTACTGTCAGGACTGAAGGCTGGAGATACTGTAGTTCTTCAGTAA
- a CDS encoding bacteriohemerythrin, whose translation MIDWKDSYDIGVEKIDCQHRQLLVKLNDFFEACTNQQGKDKIEETLKFLKDYTVEHFGSEEQLMKDIDFPELTEHQKTHAEFVQTVLDLEESIKTKGVSVLSTIKLNRTLTDWLINHIHKCDKLIGDCIAAKGNKAV comes from the coding sequence ATGATTGACTGGAAGGATTCATATGACATCGGAGTAGAGAAGATTGACTGCCAGCACAGACAGCTGCTTGTGAAGCTGAATGACTTTTTTGAGGCGTGTACCAACCAGCAGGGCAAAGACAAGATCGAAGAAACACTGAAGTTCCTCAAGGACTACACCGTGGAGCATTTCGGCAGTGAAGAGCAATTGATGAAGGACATCGACTTCCCTGAACTGACAGAACACCAGAAGACGCATGCTGAATTCGTACAGACCGTTCTGGATCTGGAAGAGAGCATTAAGACCAAAGGTGTATCCGTACTGTCTACGATCAAGCTGAACCGCACTTTGACCGACTGGCTGATTAATCATATTCACAAATGTGACAAGCTGATCGGGGACTGCATCGCTGCAAAAGGTAACAAAGCCGTTTAA
- a CDS encoding HIT family protein produces MDCLGCRIANGIEPELNIIYENEYVTCVLDIAPFNEGHTLILPKKHYLDTDELDPETAHAVMDASQKVTALLKSLYKPDGIRICADGGKFNDLTHYHMHVVPRYEGDGFIWSEPLHPDGAEARLNETRVKIVKALGEG; encoded by the coding sequence ATGGATTGCCTGGGATGCAGAATCGCTAATGGTATTGAACCGGAGCTCAACATTATTTACGAGAATGAGTATGTAACCTGTGTACTTGATATTGCGCCATTCAATGAAGGGCATACCCTGATTCTACCTAAAAAGCATTATCTGGATACCGACGAGCTGGACCCGGAAACCGCGCACGCTGTTATGGATGCTTCGCAAAAAGTTACTGCGCTGCTCAAAAGCCTGTACAAACCGGACGGAATCAGAATTTGTGCTGACGGCGGTAAATTTAATGATCTGACCCATTACCATATGCATGTTGTTCCAAGGTACGAGGGTGACGGATTCATCTGGAGTGAGCCGCTGCACCCGGATGGTGCAGAAGCACGGCTAAACGAGACTAGGGTGAAAATTGTTAAGGCGTTAGGTGAAGGTTAA
- a CDS encoding ferritin has translation MKEQLMNTLNEQMNFEFYSAHVYLAMAAYCSGESLDGFANFFLVQAEEERFHAMKIYKFLNDRDYRATLAALPEPNNEYSSMLDAFEHAFAHEQQNTKKFYHLADLALDEREHATIYFLKWFIDEQVEEEALFSNIIAKLKRIETDSNAFYMLDAEFAARSFTPPAE, from the coding sequence ATGAAAGAACAATTAATGAACACGCTTAATGAACAGATGAATTTCGAGTTCTATTCCGCGCATGTATACCTGGCGATGGCTGCGTATTGTTCGGGTGAGAGTCTGGACGGATTCGCCAACTTTTTCCTGGTGCAGGCTGAAGAAGAGCGGTTCCATGCGATGAAGATTTACAAATTCCTCAATGACCGTGACTACCGTGCCACCCTTGCTGCCCTGCCGGAGCCGAACAATGAATATTCATCCATGCTGGATGCGTTCGAACATGCCTTCGCCCATGAGCAGCAGAATACGAAGAAATTCTACCATCTGGCCGATTTGGCCCTGGATGAACGCGAGCACGCTACAATCTACTTCCTGAAATGGTTCATTGACGAGCAGGTGGAGGAGGAGGCGCTCTTCAGCAACATTATCGCCAAGCTCAAACGGATTGAAACGGACAGCAATGCCTTCTATATGCTGGATGCCGAGTTCGCAGCCCGTTCGTTTACTCCTCCGGCGGAATAA
- a CDS encoding NUDIX hydrolase, translating into MSNQPVTDHNGLTEEQFLKTYNAGSYERPSVAVDMLIFTVMEQEQDNYRKLAEKSLQLLLIQRGEHPFLGQWALPGGFVGIHESVEEAARRELYSETNIDNIYMEQLYTWGDVERDPRMRVISCSYMALVDRKALTVQAGDDAAAAAWFEVSYNILETRREELEQGIRLETFVEIILQNEQVKLSGVVKLTETIRGHVRHMDREIVRSSGFSFDHLLMVQAAIERLRGKAEYTDIVFNLMPPLFTLSELQRVYEIILGKELLAAAFRRKIAERVIETDESTRDAGHRPSKLYRYNLEWSLT; encoded by the coding sequence ATGTCTAATCAACCAGTCACTGATCATAACGGTTTAACAGAGGAGCAATTCCTGAAGACTTATAATGCCGGGAGCTATGAACGTCCGTCTGTTGCTGTCGATATGCTAATTTTCACCGTAATGGAGCAAGAACAGGATAATTACCGCAAGCTTGCGGAGAAATCGCTGCAGCTTCTGCTGATACAGCGCGGTGAACATCCTTTTCTGGGACAATGGGCGTTGCCTGGAGGGTTCGTGGGGATCCACGAAAGCGTAGAGGAGGCAGCCCGCCGGGAGCTGTACAGTGAGACTAATATTGATAACATTTATATGGAACAGCTATATACCTGGGGCGATGTCGAGCGTGATCCGCGGATGCGGGTAATCAGCTGTTCCTATATGGCGCTCGTGGACCGCAAAGCCCTGACAGTGCAAGCAGGGGATGATGCGGCCGCAGCCGCCTGGTTTGAGGTTTCGTATAATATCCTGGAGACTCGCCGCGAGGAGCTGGAGCAAGGTATCCGGCTGGAGACATTTGTGGAGATTATTCTGCAGAATGAACAAGTGAAGCTCAGCGGTGTGGTCAAGCTTACCGAAACCATCCGAGGCCATGTCCGCCATATGGACCGTGAGATTGTCCGGAGCTCGGGATTTTCTTTTGACCATCTGCTCATGGTGCAGGCTGCGATTGAACGCTTGCGCGGCAAGGCCGAATATACCGATATTGTGTTCAATTTGATGCCGCCGCTGTTCACCTTGTCCGAGCTTCAGCGCGTGTATGAAATCATCCTTGGCAAAGAGCTGCTCGCCGCCGCATTCCGCCGCAAGATTGCTGAACGGGTAATTGAGACGGATGAGAGCACCCGGGATGCCGGACACCGCCCGTCGAAGCTGTACAGATACAATCTGGAATGGAGCTTAACTTGA
- a CDS encoding cation diffusion facilitator family transporter: protein MDNYSDIKQSEKGAWLSLLAYILLSAVKLFIGSVSGSQALLADGLNNSTDIIASIAILTGLKISRRPPDSNHSYGHFRAETVAALIASFIMIAVGFQVLYQGVNKFVQPSLETPDLIAAWTAAACAVVMFAVYMYNIKLARTLNSNAMHAVAQDNRSDALVSMGAFIGIIGSQFGIPWLDPLTATIVGLLICKTAWDIFRKATHDLTDGFDASELELMKQTVAEIEGVELIKDIKARIHGNNVLVDTTVLVDSSLNVVQSHDITEEIEGQLKDRHQVATVLVHIEPM, encoded by the coding sequence TTGGATAATTACAGCGATATCAAACAAAGTGAAAAAGGGGCTTGGCTCAGTCTACTGGCCTACATATTGCTATCTGCCGTCAAATTGTTCATCGGATCAGTCTCAGGCTCCCAGGCATTACTTGCCGACGGACTGAATAACAGCACCGATATTATTGCTTCCATAGCGATTTTGACAGGCCTGAAGATTTCCCGCAGACCCCCGGATTCCAATCACAGCTATGGTCATTTCAGAGCAGAGACAGTTGCCGCACTGATCGCCTCTTTTATTATGATTGCTGTAGGCTTTCAAGTGCTATACCAGGGTGTCAACAAGTTTGTTCAGCCTTCACTGGAAACCCCTGATCTCATTGCCGCGTGGACGGCAGCTGCCTGTGCTGTGGTTATGTTCGCTGTGTATATGTACAATATTAAGCTTGCCCGTACACTGAACAGCAATGCGATGCATGCCGTTGCGCAGGATAACCGTTCGGATGCGCTCGTAAGCATGGGAGCCTTCATTGGTATTATTGGCTCGCAGTTCGGCATTCCGTGGCTTGATCCGCTGACCGCTACAATTGTCGGCCTGTTGATCTGCAAAACCGCATGGGATATCTTCCGCAAAGCCACTCATGATCTGACGGACGGATTCGATGCAAGTGAGCTGGAGCTGATGAAGCAGACGGTAGCGGAGATTGAAGGCGTTGAGCTGATCAAAGATATCAAAGCCCGCATTCATGGGAACAATGTGCTTGTGGATACGACGGTACTTGTGGATTCCAGTCTGAATGTGGTGCAGAGCCATGATATTACGGAAGAAATAGAGGGTCAGTTGAAGGACCGTCATCAAGTAGCTACTGTACTAGTCCATATTGAGCCCATGTGA
- a CDS encoding MFS transporter, whose amino-acid sequence MAAGLLALMGMFDMVGTTLSGWLSDRLDNRVLLFWYYGLRGLSLIFLPYALNSGYTMLLIFSVFYGLDWIATVPPTVKITSDLFGREQAGMVFGWILVAHQIGASTATYGAGLMRQWLGSYSVPFVTAGFLCLFAAIMAMRIVKSGKATHIVEAKA is encoded by the coding sequence ATGGCCGCTGGCTTACTGGCCTTGATGGGGATGTTTGATATGGTCGGAACCACCTTGTCCGGCTGGCTGTCGGACCGTCTGGACAACCGGGTGCTGCTGTTCTGGTACTACGGACTGCGCGGACTCTCGCTCATCTTCCTGCCGTATGCGCTGAACAGCGGATATACGATGCTGCTGATTTTCTCCGTCTTCTATGGACTGGACTGGATTGCCACCGTTCCGCCAACCGTCAAAATCACCTCCGATCTCTTCGGCCGGGAGCAAGCCGGAATGGTGTTCGGCTGGATTCTGGTCGCCCACCAAATCGGGGCATCCACAGCTACTTACGGAGCCGGGCTGATGCGGCAGTGGCTCGGCAGCTACAGCGTTCCGTTCGTAACCGCAGGTTTCCTCTGCCTGTTCGCGGCAATCATGGCCATGAGAATTGTGAAATCCGGCAAGGCTACGCACATTGTTGAAGCTAAGGCTTGA
- a CDS encoding metallophosphoesterase → MRMLASGIIMLLVLGLVNFYIGWHLWVLLQEWLPGIHAAVYWPVFFVIVFSYVIGRVPLPQALKPVGRLFKVVGSYYLACMEFAVILLPLTDLVYGVLALTGVGLSAFVTEAGATVLALLAVFLLWGSRNAWSTVVRSHRLNVDKSIGTSVPLTVAVASDLHLGNIVGNRHLRRMVSEINAMNPDIVLLAGDVLDDSIEPFIRNGMDQQLKQLKARHGVYAVLGNHEYYGGSIAQYTEVMNNIGIKVLQDEVVETSGVYVVGRKDKTAEAMEAGGRLSVDALLDGLDRSKPIIMMDHQPTGFEIAARAGVDVLLSGHTHRGQIAPNHWITRRLFELDWGYLLKDKLHVIVSSGYGTWGPPIRLASRSELIKLEVVLEGSMSYSEEPVASAAKAVLI, encoded by the coding sequence ATGCGCATGCTGGCTTCCGGTATAATTATGCTTCTTGTGCTGGGACTTGTTAATTTCTACATTGGATGGCATCTGTGGGTTCTCCTTCAGGAATGGCTGCCGGGCATACATGCTGCTGTATACTGGCCTGTATTTTTTGTGATTGTCTTCTCTTATGTAATTGGCAGAGTTCCGCTGCCGCAGGCGCTTAAGCCGGTTGGCCGGTTGTTCAAGGTAGTCGGCTCCTATTATTTGGCCTGTATGGAGTTTGCCGTGATTCTGCTGCCGCTGACCGATCTGGTATATGGAGTGCTGGCGCTCACTGGTGTAGGACTCTCGGCGTTCGTGACCGAAGCTGGAGCTACCGTGCTGGCACTGCTTGCCGTATTCCTGCTCTGGGGTTCACGCAATGCCTGGAGTACAGTGGTGCGGAGCCACCGGCTGAACGTCGATAAGTCTATCGGAACCAGCGTTCCGCTGACGGTAGCTGTCGCCTCCGACCTGCATTTGGGCAACATTGTCGGGAACCGGCATCTACGCCGGATGGTCTCAGAGATTAATGCGATGAATCCCGATATCGTTCTGTTGGCAGGGGATGTGCTGGATGACAGCATTGAACCTTTTATCCGCAATGGAATGGACCAGCAGTTGAAGCAGCTTAAGGCGCGCCACGGCGTCTATGCTGTGCTGGGGAATCATGAATATTATGGCGGTTCGATTGCGCAATACACCGAAGTGATGAACAACATCGGCATTAAAGTACTGCAGGATGAGGTTGTGGAAACTTCGGGAGTGTACGTTGTCGGGCGTAAAGACAAGACTGCTGAAGCGATGGAGGCAGGCGGGCGATTGAGTGTAGATGCGCTGCTGGACGGACTTGACCGCTCGAAGCCAATCATCATGATGGATCATCAGCCGACCGGCTTCGAGATTGCTGCGCGGGCTGGAGTGGATGTACTGCTGTCGGGACATACCCACCGCGGACAGATTGCTCCGAATCACTGGATTACGAGACGGCTGTTCGAGCTGGACTGGGGTTATTTGCTCAAAGACAAGCTGCATGTCATTGTCTCCTCAGGCTACGGAACCTGGGGACCGCCGATCCGTCTGGCCAGCCGCTCTGAACTAATCAAGCTGGAGGTTGTTCTGGAAGGCAGTATGAGTTACAGCGAAGAACCTGTGGCATCTGCGGCTAAGGCGGTATTGATCTAA
- the nagZ gene encoding beta-N-acetylhexosaminidase, producing MKWFSPRQHKSSPYMRLLFLLTTVACLLLASGCGGRGSSAPAGASPSLAPASASPSAAVTTPAATAAESPAAPVQASPTLAPAEDSADTNDVISRKIAGMTLEEKIGQMLLVGIDGTTAESAAQKMIADDKVGGIILYSDNISSLKQLVSLTNALKKSNNGNPAPLFMSVDQEGGKVSRLPAEYAVFPSNAAVGKGNNAADAGTMGELLARAVKSSGFNMDFAPVLDINSNPDNPVIGDRSFGSTADLVVRLGIAEMKGLESEGVVPVVKHYPGHGDTSVDSHLELPVINKTEAQLAKLEWLPFRAAIKEKADAVMVAHILYPKLDPEKPASLSKVIIGGQLRGQMFFKGVVITDDLTMGAIVKNYSLAAAAVDTVLAGSDILLVAHEYKNEQAVRAALLSSVKDGTVTEARIDESVYRILALKAKYELTDQAVPVPELNGLNSDIKAWRKPFQH from the coding sequence ATGAAATGGTTCAGCCCGCGGCAACACAAGTCATCCCCGTATATGCGCCTCCTCTTCCTCCTTACAACCGTTGCCTGTCTGCTTCTGGCAAGCGGTTGCGGAGGGCGCGGAAGCTCTGCACCGGCTGGTGCGAGTCCTTCCCTGGCACCGGCATCAGCTTCACCCTCTGCTGCGGTGACAACACCTGCTGCAACAGCAGCTGAATCACCGGCAGCTCCTGTGCAGGCCTCTCCTACTCTTGCTCCGGCAGAAGACAGCGCGGACACTAACGACGTCATCTCCCGGAAGATTGCCGGGATGACACTGGAGGAGAAGATCGGACAAATGCTGCTGGTCGGAATCGATGGGACTACGGCAGAGTCTGCGGCACAGAAGATGATTGCCGATGACAAGGTAGGCGGAATCATCCTCTATTCCGATAATATCAGCAGCCTGAAGCAATTGGTCAGTCTGACCAATGCCTTGAAGAAGAGCAATAACGGCAATCCCGCCCCGCTGTTCATGAGTGTAGACCAGGAAGGCGGCAAGGTCAGCCGTCTTCCCGCCGAATACGCAGTGTTTCCCTCAAATGCAGCGGTAGGGAAAGGGAATAACGCTGCCGATGCCGGAACCATGGGCGAGCTGCTGGCAAGGGCGGTGAAATCCTCCGGCTTCAACATGGATTTCGCACCAGTTCTTGATATCAACAGCAATCCGGATAACCCGGTTATTGGTGACCGCTCCTTCGGCAGCACAGCAGATCTGGTAGTCCGCCTTGGCATCGCCGAGATGAAAGGCCTGGAGTCTGAAGGAGTTGTGCCTGTAGTGAAGCATTACCCCGGCCATGGGGATACTTCCGTAGATTCCCATCTGGAGCTGCCGGTAATCAACAAAACTGAGGCACAGCTCGCCAAGCTGGAATGGCTGCCATTCCGGGCGGCTATTAAGGAGAAAGCAGACGCAGTAATGGTAGCTCATATCCTGTATCCGAAGCTGGACCCTGAGAAACCTGCATCCCTGTCCAAAGTAATCATCGGCGGGCAGCTGCGCGGACAGATGTTCTTCAAGGGAGTCGTCATTACCGATGATCTGACGATGGGCGCGATCGTCAAGAACTACAGCCTTGCAGCTGCTGCAGTTGATACTGTACTGGCAGGCAGCGACATTCTGCTGGTTGCCCACGAGTACAAGAACGAGCAGGCGGTGCGGGCCGCTCTGCTCAGCAGCGTGAAGGACGGTACGGTCACCGAAGCCCGGATCGATGAAAGTGTCTATCGCATTCTTGCATTGAAAGCCAAATATGAGCTGACCGATCAGGCGGTCCCCGTCCCCGAACTTAATGGGTTGAACAGCGATATCAAAGCCTGGCGCAAGCCATTCCAACACTAG